From Desulfatibacillum aliphaticivorans DSM 15576, one genomic window encodes:
- the tnpA gene encoding IS66 family insertion sequence element accessory protein TnpA, which translates to MSQEAIYPTKSREDRFFAPSQDLSDPKAKRRFWEHHLARCRQSGLTQKAYCQKHGLKLHQFYYWKKRLMQDHGKVSFLPLP; encoded by the coding sequence ATGTCACAAGAAGCAATTTATCCGACGAAGAGCCGAGAAGATCGTTTTTTCGCACCAAGCCAAGACCTGTCCGATCCCAAAGCCAAACGTCGGTTCTGGGAGCATCACCTCGCCCGATGCCGCCAGAGCGGCCTTACGCAAAAAGCCTATTGCCAAAAACACGGTCTCAAGCTCCATCAGTTTTATTACTGGAAGAAGCGGCTGATGCAGGATCATGGCAAAGTCTCGTTTTTGCCCCTTCC
- a CDS encoding response regulator yields the protein MVDDEPSIANLAERILERLGYQTILKLNGIEAIEAFKSNPDSFDLVISDVAMPKMTGDELARELISIRPDIPIILCTGFSERIDADKAAALGVKGLLMKPIISLEMAEMVRNVLDDTKNS from the coding sequence ATCGTTGACGACGAGCCTTCTATCGCGAACCTCGCGGAACGTATTCTTGAAAGGCTGGGGTATCAAACGATTTTGAAGTTGAACGGTATCGAGGCGATAGAAGCCTTTAAATCCAATCCTGATTCATTTGACTTGGTTATATCAGACGTCGCAATGCCCAAAATGACAGGGGATGAATTGGCAAGGGAATTGATTTCCATCCGTCCTGACATTCCCATTATTTTGTGTACTGGCTTCAGCGAAAGGATTGATGCAGATAAGGCAGCTGCATTAGGAGTAAAAGGTTTATTGATGAAACCCATTATCAGTTTAGAGATGGCTGAGATGGTACGAAACGTATTGGATGACACTAAAAATTCCTGA